Genomic DNA from Pistricoccus aurantiacus:
GGGTGCTGGTGTTGGCTCACGTGCGGGAGCTGGTGGAACAGAATCATGCCAAGTATCAGGCCTACGGGCTCCAGGCGGATATCTTCAGCGCCGGACTCAAGCGCAAGGAAAGCGCCCGCCAGGTGGTGTTCGGCTCCGTGCAGTCCGTGGTGCGCAACCTGGACGCCTTTTCCAGCGGCGATTTCAGTCTGCTGGTGATCGACGAATGCCACCGGGTGTCGCCGGAGGAGGACAGCGGCTACCGGCAGGTGATTGCCACCCTGCGTCGGGCCAATCCGCGTCTCAAGATTCTCGGCCTGACCGCGACGCCTTACCGCCTGGGTCAGGGCTTTATCTATCACCGCCACTATCACGGCATGGTGCGGGGTGAGTCCGATGCCTTCTTCCGGGACTGCGTGTTCGAGCAGCCGCTGCGGCTGATGGTCAAGCAGGGCTATCTGGCGCCGCCGGTATGTCGGGACGCGGCGGTCTTTATTGAAGGCGAGCGGTTGCGCTACGACTTTTCCAACCTGAAGCCCGCCCGGAGCGGACTGTTCAGCGAGGCGGAGCTTAACCGGGTGGTGGCGGGGCACCGGGCGACCCCGGCGATCATCGAGGAGGTCATCGCTTACGCCCGCACTCGCCGAGCGGTGATGGTCTTCGCCGCCAGCGTCGCGCATGCGGAGGAAATCCTAGGCTATCTACCGCCAGACGAGGCGGCGCTGATCACCGGCGTCACGCCCTCCCAGGATCGCACCCGGCTGATCGACGCCTTCAAGGGCGGCGAGCTCAAGTACCTTGTCAACGTGGCGGTGCTGACCACCGGCTTCGACGCGCCCCAGGTGGATCTGATCGCCATTCTGCGGCCCACGGAATCCGTGGGGCTCTATCAGCAGATCGTCGGTCGCGGACTGCGCCTGGCACCAAACAAGCAGGACTGCCTGGTGCTGGACTACGCCGGCAACCCCTGGGATCTCTATGCCCCGGAAGTGGGCTCGCCAAAACCGGACAGCGACAGCGAACCGGTGCAGGTGGAATGCCCGGAGTGCGGCCACGCCAACCTGTTCTGGGGCAAACGCGATGGCGAGGTCGTCATCGAGCATTTCGGCCGCCGCTGTCAGGGGCTGATCGAAGAAAAGAGCGATGGCGCGGCTTCGGGCGCCTGTAAAAAGCCAGGCGCGGTTTCGGGCGCCGATAAAAAGCCTGGCGCGGGGTCGGACGCCTATAAACAATGCGAATTTCGTTTTCGCTTCAAGACCTGCGAGCAGTGCGGCACCCAGAACGATATCGCCGCCCGGCGCTGCCATGGCTGTCAGACGCTATTGGTGGACGCTGACGACAAGCTGAAGGAGGCGCTGAAACTCAAGGACGCCCGGGTGCTGCGGGTCAGCGGCATGCAGCTCGAGGCCACCGTGAACGGCCGCGGCCTGGCTCGACTCAAGGTGACCTATCACGACGAAGACGGCGCCACCCTCACGGAATGGCTCGCCCTGGAAACCCCTGCCCAGCGCGGCGCCTTCCAGGCGGTATTTCTGCGGGATCACCTGCGCGCCCCGGGCACAGGCTGGCAGCCCACGTCTCCCCAGGCGGTGATCGATGAGCAGCGCCGCCTGCGGCCGCCGGATTTCGTCGTCGGACGGCGGGTCGGTCGTCACTGGCAGGTACGCAGCAAACTCTTCGACTACACCGGGCGCCATCGCAAGGCCG
This window encodes:
- a CDS encoding DEAD/DEAH box helicase, with translation MTSILSPALAAVPSLRPYQRQAVARVIEHFKAGSEPAVVVLPTGSGKSLLIAELARLARGRVLVLAHVRELVEQNHAKYQAYGLQADIFSAGLKRKESARQVVFGSVQSVVRNLDAFSSGDFSLLVIDECHRVSPEEDSGYRQVIATLRRANPRLKILGLTATPYRLGQGFIYHRHYHGMVRGESDAFFRDCVFEQPLRLMVKQGYLAPPVCRDAAVFIEGERLRYDFSNLKPARSGLFSEAELNRVVAGHRATPAIIEEVIAYARTRRAVMVFAASVAHAEEILGYLPPDEAALITGVTPSQDRTRLIDAFKGGELKYLVNVAVLTTGFDAPQVDLIAILRPTESVGLYQQIVGRGLRLAPNKQDCLVLDYAGNPWDLYAPEVGSPKPDSDSEPVQVECPECGHANLFWGKRDGEVVIEHFGRRCQGLIEEKSDGAASGACKKPGAVSGADKKPGAGSDAYKQCEFRFRFKTCEQCGTQNDIAARRCHGCQTLLVDADDKLKEALKLKDARVLRVSGMQLEATVNGRGLARLKVTYHDEDGATLTEWLALETPAQRGAFQAVFLRDHLRAPGTGWQPTSPQAVIDEQRRLRPPDFVVGRRVGRHWQVRSKLFDYTGRHRKAAAAGPESIE